From the genome of Ignavibacteriales bacterium, one region includes:
- the pnp gene encoding polyribonucleotide nucleotidyltransferase: MVYTKEVQIGKQKLIFETGKLAKQANGAVMVRYGDTMVLVTAVAGDLRPDVDFFPLSVEYREKAFAAGKIPGGFFKREGKPTDKEVLSSRLIDRPIRPLFSDNYRNDTQVAAFVYSYDSENDSDVIAACGASAALAISDIPFLEPVGEVRVGRINGEFIINPTLKETEESDLELVIAGTESSIMMVEGEAKELSEQVMLDALKFAHTEIRKIVQVQIELRELCGKPKMIVAEKGIDQNLFNDISALAHDKFKKIVSSVLAKEERSAQNHALTDEVLAALTEKYPEQETAIKEILHDMEKDLMRKRILEDGLRLDGRNTTQIRPITVELGLLPRVHGSALFTRGETQSLTTLTLGAKGDEQIIDGLQPEYKKRFLLHYNFPPFSVGETGRFSGVGRREVGHGNLAERSLKNIIPAEDKFPYIVRLNSDILESNGSSSMATVCAGSLSLMDGGVPIKSPIAGIAMGLVKEDDQFAILSDILGNEDHLGDMDFKVAGSEAGITALQMDIKIQGISYEIMEKALAQAKEGRLYILKIMNEAISTARPNISNYAPRIYTTKIPTDKIGTVIGPGGKVIQKMQKDFSVDINIEEDGTVSIAGQDAALAKAAKEYIKLLVSEPEIGKNYTGKIIKITDFGAFVEIFPGTQGLLHISQIDTKRIAKVTDVLKEGEVVKVKLIAIEGGKLSLSRKALMNETPTSDEAEEKE, from the coding sequence ATGGTTTATACCAAAGAAGTACAAATAGGAAAACAGAAATTAATTTTTGAAACTGGAAAACTTGCCAAACAGGCAAACGGAGCCGTAATGGTTCGGTACGGCGATACTATGGTTTTAGTTACCGCTGTTGCCGGCGATCTACGTCCTGATGTGGATTTCTTTCCACTCAGTGTTGAATATAGAGAAAAAGCATTTGCAGCCGGTAAAATTCCGGGGGGCTTTTTCAAACGCGAAGGCAAACCGACAGATAAAGAAGTTCTCAGTTCACGTTTGATTGACAGGCCAATACGACCATTGTTCTCTGATAATTACAGAAACGATACTCAAGTTGCGGCATTCGTTTATTCATATGACAGCGAGAACGATTCTGATGTAATTGCCGCATGCGGTGCTTCGGCAGCTCTAGCTATTTCGGATATTCCTTTTCTCGAGCCGGTTGGCGAAGTTCGCGTTGGAAGAATCAATGGTGAATTCATAATCAATCCTACTCTTAAAGAAACTGAGGAGAGCGATCTTGAATTAGTTATTGCCGGAACGGAAAGTTCAATCATGATGGTTGAAGGCGAAGCAAAAGAATTGAGCGAACAAGTTATGCTCGATGCTCTGAAATTCGCTCACACAGAAATTAGAAAAATTGTCCAGGTTCAAATAGAATTACGAGAACTATGCGGCAAACCCAAAATGATTGTGGCTGAAAAAGGGATTGATCAGAATTTGTTCAATGATATTTCCGCTTTAGCTCATGATAAATTCAAAAAAATAGTTTCTTCTGTTTTAGCAAAAGAAGAAAGATCCGCGCAGAATCATGCTTTAACTGATGAAGTGCTTGCGGCTCTTACTGAAAAATATCCGGAACAAGAAACTGCCATCAAAGAAATTCTTCACGATATGGAAAAAGATTTGATGCGCAAAAGAATTCTTGAAGACGGATTACGTCTTGACGGAAGAAATACAACTCAGATTAGACCGATTACAGTTGAACTTGGCTTACTTCCGCGGGTTCACGGAAGCGCATTGTTCACACGCGGCGAAACTCAGAGCTTAACAACTTTGACATTAGGCGCAAAAGGAGACGAACAAATTATAGATGGTCTTCAGCCTGAATATAAAAAACGGTTTCTTCTTCACTACAACTTTCCGCCGTTCAGTGTTGGCGAAACCGGAAGATTTTCCGGAGTTGGAAGAAGAGAAGTTGGACACGGAAATCTTGCTGAACGTTCTCTTAAAAATATTATTCCCGCTGAAGATAAATTTCCATACATCGTTCGGCTGAATTCGGATATTCTTGAATCGAACGGTTCATCTTCGATGGCAACTGTTTGTGCAGGTTCGCTTTCATTGATGGATGGCGGCGTTCCCATCAAAAGTCCAATTGCCGGTATTGCAATGGGACTTGTAAAGGAAGATGATCAATTTGCAATTCTATCTGATATTCTCGGTAATGAAGATCATCTCGGCGATATGGATTTTAAAGTTGCCGGTTCGGAAGCTGGAATCACCGCATTGCAAATGGATATCAAAATTCAAGGAATCTCATACGAGATTATGGAGAAAGCTCTCGCTCAAGCAAAAGAGGGTCGTTTGTATATATTGAAAATTATGAACGAAGCGATTTCTACTGCTAGACCTAACATTTCTAATTACGCACCGAGAATCTATACAACCAAAATTCCAACCGATAAAATTGGAACTGTAATTGGTCCCGGCGGAAAAGTAATTCAGAAAATGCAAAAAGATTTCTCTGTTGATATTAACATCGAAGAAGATGGGACTGTCAGCATTGCGGGTCAAGATGCGGCTCTTGCCAAAGCGGCAAAAGAGTATATCAAACTTCTTGTTTCGGAACCTGAGATCGGTAAGAATTATACCGGTAAAATTATTAAGATAACCGATTTCGGTGCGTTTGTAGAAATTTTCCCGGGCACACAAGGACTTCTTCATATCTCTCAGATCGACACGAAGCGAATTGCTAAAGTAACAGATGTTTTAAAAGAAGGTGAAGTAGTAAAAGTAAAATTAATTGCGATTGAAGGAGGAAAATTATCTCTTTCTAGAAAAGCTTTAATGAACGAAACACCTACTTCCGATGAAGCGGAAGAAAAAGAATAA
- the rpsO gene encoding 30S ribosomal protein S15 produces MALSKEEKLAVIKKFGKGEKDSGTTEVQIALLTEEINRLTGHFEAHKKDHASRRGLMQMVGKRRRLLDYLASKNIEKYRTIIKELNIRK; encoded by the coding sequence ATGGCGTTGTCAAAAGAAGAAAAACTTGCGGTAATCAAAAAATTCGGTAAAGGAGAAAAAGATAGCGGTACAACCGAAGTCCAGATCGCATTGTTAACGGAAGAAATTAATCGTCTTACAGGTCACTTCGAAGCGCATAAAAAAGATCACGCTTCAAGACGCGGATTAATGCAGATGGTTGGAAAGAGAAGAAGACTACTTGATTATCTTGCAAGTAAAAACATTGAGAAATATCGCACAATAATTAAAGAATTGAACATAAGAAAGTAA
- a CDS encoding bifunctional riboflavin kinase/FAD synthetase, which produces MKVYTENSENIKTRNAVVTVGSFDGLHIGHFKILNEVKKTAVEKNGNTFVITFEPHPRFVLSKGFDMKLLTSLDEKKEVLERAGIENLMVINFTKEFSQQTSDQFIKRFIVDKIGAAHMVIGHDHKFGKDRLGDVNILRQVGILNNFDVTDVSAESLNGEIISSTKIRNALAEGNIERANLFLGRNYSFSGNVVIGAQRGRTLGFPTANIKLDEVHKAVPKNGVYIVKCFLNEEIHIGIMNLGYRPTFENKHELVLEAHLLNFDRDIYGSNMKIEFLKRLRDEKKFDSKEMLIHQLEIDKHEAQKEKLTN; this is translated from the coding sequence ATGAAAGTTTATACAGAAAATTCTGAAAATATTAAGACTAGAAATGCGGTTGTGACTGTAGGGTCGTTTGACGGATTGCATATCGGACACTTCAAAATTCTAAATGAAGTGAAAAAAACTGCAGTTGAAAAAAATGGGAATACATTTGTAATTACATTTGAACCTCATCCGCGATTTGTTCTTTCAAAAGGTTTTGATATGAAACTTTTAACATCGCTTGATGAAAAAAAAGAAGTCCTTGAAAGAGCGGGAATTGAAAATTTGATGGTAATAAACTTTACTAAAGAATTTTCACAGCAAACTTCGGATCAGTTTATCAAACGGTTCATTGTTGATAAGATCGGAGCTGCTCATATGGTCATCGGGCACGATCATAAATTTGGTAAAGACCGTTTGGGCGATGTTAATATTCTAAGACAAGTGGGCATTCTTAATAATTTTGATGTTACCGATGTTTCGGCAGAAAGTTTGAACGGTGAAATTATCAGTTCAACAAAAATTAGAAACGCTCTTGCCGAAGGAAATATTGAACGTGCTAATTTATTCCTTGGACGGAATTATTCTTTCTCCGGTAATGTTGTAATTGGTGCTCAGCGCGGAAGAACACTCGGTTTTCCGACTGCAAATATTAAGTTGGATGAAGTGCATAAAGCAGTTCCTAAGAACGGCGTTTACATTGTTAAATGCTTTTTGAATGAAGAGATACATATTGGAATAATGAATCTCGGATATAGACCGACGTTCGAAAATAAACATGAACTGGTTCTTGAGGCTCATCTATTGAATTTCGACCGTGATATTTACGGCAGTAATATGAAGATCGAATTTTTGAAAAGACTGCGTGATGAGAAAAAATTTGATTCAAAAGAAATGCTTATTCATCAATTAGAAATTGATAAGCATGAAGCGCAAAAAGAAAAATTAACTAATTAA
- the truB gene encoding tRNA pseudouridine(55) synthase TruB, with protein sequence MKAIAKNTIADIDPDFVAGEIILIDKAFRKSSFDCVYKVRKTVGVKKVGHAGTLDPNATGLVIVCTGRKTKEISSVQDLAKTYTGIFSLGKTTSSFDGESKFDSNNNFEHITENEILKVRDLFLGNILQMPPMYSAIKHNGQPLYKLARKGREVEREERAVVVTKFEITKIDLPDIHFEISCSKGTYIRVIANDFGQHLGCGAYLKELRRTQIGEFKVEDAFTLDEFKEFAKNYCLVPQLN encoded by the coding sequence ATGAAAGCGATAGCGAAAAACACGATAGCTGATATTGATCCGGATTTCGTTGCCGGTGAAATTATTCTTATTGATAAAGCATTCAGAAAAAGTTCTTTTGATTGTGTTTATAAAGTAAGAAAAACAGTCGGCGTAAAAAAAGTTGGTCACGCCGGAACTTTGGATCCTAACGCAACCGGATTAGTAATTGTTTGCACCGGTAGAAAGACAAAGGAAATTTCATCTGTCCAGGATCTTGCTAAAACTTATACCGGGATATTTTCGCTGGGAAAAACAACATCATCATTTGATGGTGAAAGTAAATTTGATTCAAACAATAATTTCGAACATATCACAGAGAATGAAATACTTAAAGTACGTGATTTGTTCCTCGGAAATATTTTGCAGATGCCGCCGATGTATTCGGCAATTAAACATAACGGACAGCCTCTTTATAAACTTGCCCGTAAGGGTAGAGAAGTTGAAAGAGAAGAACGGGCGGTTGTTGTTACAAAGTTTGAAATAACAAAAATTGATCTGCCCGATATTCATTTTGAAATAAGCTGTTCTAAAGGAACTTATATCAGAGTGATTGCAAATGACTTTGGACAGCATCTTGGATGCGGGGCTTATTTAAAAGAGTTGAGACGGACTCAAATTGGCGAATTTAAAGTGGAAGACGCATTTACACTTGATGAATTCAAAGAGTTTGCAAAAAATTATTGTCTTGTTCCTCAATTGAATTGA
- the rbfA gene encoding 30S ribosome-binding factor RbfA translates to MSHRLDKVSSLIKEELSLIFLHKLQDPKLSLITVTNVKVSPDLKHTKIYISVFDKEKRTKVLESVNELKGLIRSQLAGRIQLRFVPELHFFIDDTLDYVEKMEGLFKKIHESDSEKHDS, encoded by the coding sequence ATGTCTCATAGATTAGATAAAGTTTCGAGTCTCATTAAAGAAGAACTCAGTTTAATTTTTCTTCACAAACTTCAGGATCCAAAACTGAGTCTCATAACCGTGACCAATGTTAAAGTTAGTCCGGATCTAAAACATACAAAGATCTATATCTCGGTTTTTGATAAAGAGAAACGGACTAAAGTTTTAGAAAGCGTTAACGAACTTAAAGGTTTGATTAGAAGTCAACTCGCCGGAAGAATTCAACTAAGATTTGTTCCGGAACTCCATTTTTTCATCGATGATACATTAGACTATGTTGAAAAGATGGAAGGACTGTTTAAAAAAATTCATGAAAGCGATAGCGAAAAACACGATAGCTGA
- the infB gene encoding translation initiation factor IF-2 — MPETAKEKKLRLYKFAAEYNLSTESLVELLQKKGYEVKSHMALLTDEMVTEIKSFFKKDIEKAEKHYRKISDFQKRRTEHDEPEALVEVAPKVVEEKPVEQKKEEIQAEPVVEVIQPEELVEEVSEPVIEEQVIPVEEPVEAKKSYRTETEIALEGRKKGLTIVGKVDLKPRRDKVETKETPAAQKPALPLTPAQEEAEKNKKKKKILKTKKKATVPGQAPEEVTVAKKKRKIKRLEIDKREVEDAIKRTLLSIDESAVGGRASARKKKRKEKEEIQNQILQQKELDKTKIKVSEFIAVNELANLMGVSVSDVIQKCIGLGLMVSINQRLDVETITLIADDFGFEIELEEEYQSDVDADIPDPVETLKFRPPVVTIMGHVDHGKTSLLDYIRRANVVAGEAGGITQHIGAYKVMIDESRQVTFLDTPGHEAFTAMRARGARVTDIVVLIVAADDAVMPQTVEAINHALAANVPIIIAINKIDKPNSNIERIKQQLAERNILVEEWGGKYQCVEISAKLGKNVDLLLEKLVLEAELLDLKANPDRLARGTIIESQLDKGKGVTATVLVQKGTLRIGDPFIAGVVHGRVRAMFDERGKKVFEAGPSTPVLVLGFESAPQAGDIFHIAASEREARDISLKRMQIKREQDHRQVHHITLDEIANQISHGGFKELPVIVKGDVDGSIEALSDSLMKLSNQEVSVRVIHKAVGAISEGDVLLAAASGAIIVGFHVRPNTNARKLAESEKVDIRLYNIIYDAINEIKSALEGMLSPVVSEEVVATLQVKDIFKVPKAGTIAGCSVQDGKIMRSNKVRLFRDGIAVYEGEISSLRRFKDDVREVEKGFECGVSIANFNDIKPGDIIEAYKMIETKKKLE, encoded by the coding sequence ATGCCGGAAACAGCAAAAGAAAAAAAATTACGACTCTACAAATTCGCAGCTGAGTATAATCTTTCTACTGAATCGTTAGTAGAACTTTTACAAAAGAAAGGTTATGAAGTAAAATCTCATATGGCTTTATTGACCGATGAGATGGTTACGGAAATCAAATCGTTTTTCAAAAAAGATATTGAGAAAGCAGAAAAACATTACCGGAAAATTTCTGATTTTCAAAAAAGAAGAACAGAGCACGATGAGCCGGAAGCCCTAGTTGAAGTTGCTCCAAAAGTTGTAGAAGAAAAACCTGTTGAGCAGAAAAAAGAAGAAATTCAAGCTGAACCGGTTGTTGAGGTTATCCAGCCGGAAGAACTGGTCGAAGAAGTATCCGAGCCTGTAATTGAAGAACAAGTTATTCCTGTTGAAGAGCCTGTTGAGGCAAAAAAATCTTATAGGACAGAAACTGAAATTGCGTTGGAAGGAAGAAAAAAAGGTTTAACAATTGTTGGCAAAGTTGATCTCAAACCGCGCCGCGATAAAGTTGAAACGAAAGAAACGCCTGCCGCACAAAAACCGGCGCTGCCTTTAACACCTGCCCAGGAAGAAGCGGAAAAAAACAAAAAGAAAAAGAAAATTCTTAAGACAAAGAAAAAAGCAACTGTTCCCGGTCAAGCACCCGAAGAAGTAACTGTCGCTAAGAAAAAAAGAAAAATTAAACGTCTTGAAATTGATAAACGAGAAGTTGAAGATGCAATCAAACGAACTCTTCTTAGTATTGATGAATCTGCTGTCGGCGGAAGAGCTTCTGCTAGAAAGAAAAAAAGAAAAGAGAAAGAAGAAATTCAGAATCAAATACTTCAGCAGAAAGAATTAGATAAAACAAAAATTAAAGTGAGTGAATTCATTGCGGTCAACGAACTCGCCAATTTAATGGGCGTTTCCGTAAGCGATGTAATTCAGAAATGTATCGGTTTGGGGTTGATGGTTTCAATCAATCAGCGACTTGATGTTGAAACTATAACTTTGATTGCCGATGACTTTGGATTTGAGATTGAACTCGAAGAAGAATATCAGTCGGATGTTGATGCCGATATTCCGGATCCGGTTGAGACGCTTAAATTCAGACCGCCTGTTGTTACAATTATGGGTCACGTAGATCACGGTAAAACATCTTTATTGGATTATATACGCCGCGCGAATGTAGTTGCCGGTGAAGCCGGTGGTATTACACAGCACATCGGTGCTTATAAAGTTATGATCGATGAGAGCAGACAAGTAACATTTTTAGATACACCAGGTCATGAAGCATTTACTGCAATGCGCGCCCGCGGTGCACGTGTTACGGATATTGTAGTTTTAATAGTTGCCGCAGATGATGCTGTAATGCCTCAAACGGTTGAAGCTATCAATCATGCGCTTGCCGCAAATGTCCCGATCATTATCGCAATCAATAAAATTGATAAACCGAATTCCAATATTGAAAGAATTAAACAGCAGCTTGCGGAAAGAAATATTTTAGTTGAAGAGTGGGGTGGAAAATATCAGTGCGTTGAAATCTCTGCTAAACTTGGAAAGAATGTTGACCTACTTTTAGAAAAATTAGTTCTTGAAGCTGAATTGCTCGACTTGAAAGCAAATCCGGACCGTTTAGCGCGCGGAACAATTATTGAATCTCAGCTTGATAAAGGAAAAGGTGTTACCGCAACAGTTCTTGTTCAAAAAGGAACATTAAGAATTGGCGATCCGTTTATAGCTGGTGTTGTGCACGGACGCGTACGCGCAATGTTTGATGAGCGCGGTAAAAAAGTTTTTGAAGCCGGTCCTTCAACTCCGGTTCTTGTTCTTGGATTTGAATCCGCACCGCAGGCGGGAGATATATTCCATATTGCTGCATCGGAACGTGAAGCTCGTGATATAAGTTTGAAACGTATGCAGATCAAACGTGAACAAGATCATCGCCAGGTTCATCATATTACTCTTGATGAAATTGCAAATCAAATCAGCCACGGCGGATTTAAAGAATTGCCTGTGATTGTTAAAGGTGACGTCGATGGTTCTATAGAAGCATTATCCGATTCGTTAATGAAATTGTCCAACCAGGAAGTTTCTGTTCGTGTAATTCATAAAGCGGTCGGTGCAATTTCCGAAGGTGATGTTCTTTTAGCTGCTGCATCGGGTGCAATTATAGTCGGATTCCACGTAAGACCAAATACAAACGCGCGTAAACTTGCGGAATCTGAAAAAGTTGATATTCGTCTTTACAATATTATTTACGATGCTATCAATGAAATAAAATCTGCTCTTGAAGGAATGCTCTCTCCGGTTGTTTCGGAAGAAGTTGTTGCAACTCTTCAAGTCAAAGATATTTTCAAAGTACCTAAAGCCGGAACTATTGCCGGATGTTCTGTTCAGGACGGAAAGATTATGAGAAGCAATAAAGTCCGTTTGTTCAGAGACGGAATTGCGGTTTACGAAGGCGAAATAAGTTCTTTGAGAAGATTTAAAGATGATGTACGCGAAGTTGAAAAAGGATTTGAGTGCGGTGTAAGCATTGCCAACTTTAACGATATTAAGCCGGGCGATATTATAGAAGCTTACAAAATGATTGAAACTAAGAAGAAGTTAGAGTAG
- the nusA gene encoding transcription termination factor NusA — MNTEIVESFAQMVREKSLDKDVLAGIIEEIFGIMVKKKFGLEAKYDVVVNMDKGDIEIFLERSVVDTVNDPATEISIDELNTKGNEDGLEVGEDFVQKIELKEFGRRLINLARQSLNQKIREIEKDIIYNEYVEMLGEIVVGDIYQVRRNDVLVNHNKNELLLPRHEQIPREKYRKGDTVRAVVKDVKKTPNGPVILVSRADNLFLRRLFEIEIPEIYDGVIEIKGIAREPGERAKIAVESSDPRIDAVGACVGMKGVRIHAIVRELNNENIDVINYSEDPVVFIQRCIAPAKLKQIEVDEDAKKCVVTADSDQVSLIVGRNGVNIRLAIKLSGYEIEVIRLEKPFEEYDEDIELIELREELSTEMVDLLINNRLDTALEVLAAGIDKLKEIEGLDEEKAKQIIEILENQFEEEE, encoded by the coding sequence ATGAACACCGAAATAGTAGAATCCTTTGCTCAAATGGTCCGCGAGAAAAGTCTTGATAAAGACGTTCTTGCTGGAATCATAGAAGAAATCTTTGGGATTATGGTAAAAAAGAAATTTGGTTTAGAAGCCAAGTATGATGTTGTTGTTAACATGGACAAGGGAGATATAGAAATATTTCTTGAAAGATCTGTTGTTGATACCGTTAATGACCCGGCTACCGAAATAAGTATTGATGAATTGAATACAAAAGGAAATGAAGACGGACTTGAAGTAGGCGAAGATTTTGTTCAGAAAATTGAATTGAAAGAATTTGGAAGAAGATTAATAAATCTTGCACGCCAAAGTTTGAATCAAAAAATTAGAGAGATTGAGAAAGATATAATTTATAATGAATACGTTGAGATGCTTGGAGAGATTGTTGTCGGTGATATTTATCAGGTAAGAAGAAATGACGTACTTGTTAATCATAACAAGAACGAATTGCTCTTGCCGCGCCATGAACAAATTCCTCGTGAGAAATATAGAAAAGGCGATACGGTGCGTGCAGTTGTAAAGGATGTTAAAAAAACTCCGAACGGACCGGTCATTTTAGTTTCGCGTGCGGATAATCTTTTCTTAAGAAGACTTTTCGAAATTGAAATTCCGGAAATTTATGACGGTGTAATTGAGATCAAAGGAATTGCCCGCGAACCCGGTGAAAGAGCCAAAATTGCAGTTGAATCGAGCGATCCGCGTATTGACGCCGTTGGCGCCTGCGTTGGAATGAAAGGTGTTCGTATTCATGCGATTGTACGCGAGTTGAACAATGAAAATATTGATGTTATAAATTACTCGGAAGATCCGGTCGTTTTCATACAGAGATGTATTGCGCCGGCTAAATTAAAACAGATCGAAGTTGATGAAGATGCGAAGAAGTGTGTTGTAACTGCCGATAGCGATCAAGTATCGTTAATAGTAGGACGCAACGGCGTTAACATTCGTCTTGCAATTAAACTTAGCGGTTACGAAATAGAAGTAATAAGATTAGAAAAACCGTTTGAAGAATATGACGAAGATATTGAACTGATTGAACTTCGCGAAGAACTTAGTACTGAGATGGTAGATTTACTGATCAATAACCGGTTAGATACAGCATTGGAAGTTCTTGCTGCCGGAATTGACAAGCTCAAAGAGATCGAAGGGCTGGATGAAGAGAAAGCTAAACAGATAATTGAAATTCTTGAAAATCAATTTGAAGAAGAAGAATAA
- a CDS encoding CopG family antitoxin: MKKEYNFSDSTKNPYIKKLKKQISIRLENETVEYFKKLASEIDIPYQNLMNMYLRECAQNNFKPNIHWQK, translated from the coding sequence ATGAAAAAAGAATATAATTTCAGTGATTCTACTAAGAATCCTTATATAAAGAAACTTAAAAAACAGATTTCAATTCGTCTTGAAAATGAAACTGTTGAATATTTCAAAAAACTGGCTTCAGAAATTGATATCCCTTATCAGAATTTGATGAACATGTATTTAAGGGAATGTGCACAAAACAATTTCAAACCAAATATTCACTGGCAAAAGTAA
- a CDS encoding BrnT family toxin, which produces MRFLWDRNKNLANIKKHKISFEEAKTVFFDDNARFIPDPEHSISEERFIILGLTNKLRLLVVVHTYKENADIIRIISARKATKSESKYYYEVK; this is translated from the coding sequence ATGCGTTTTCTATGGGATCGAAATAAAAATCTTGCTAATATCAAGAAGCACAAAATCTCTTTTGAAGAAGCTAAGACGGTGTTTTTTGATGATAATGCCCGATTTATACCAGATCCGGAACACTCGATATCAGAAGAACGCTTTATTATTTTAGGACTCACAAACAAATTAAGACTCCTAGTCGTTGTCCATACTTATAAAGAGAATGCCGATATTATTAGAATTATTTCTGCTCGTAAAGCAACAAAATCTGAGAGCAAATATTATTATGAGGTAAAATAA
- a CDS encoding SIMPL domain-containing protein (The SIMPL domain is named for its presence in mouse protein SIMPL (signalling molecule that associates with mouse pelle-like kinase). Bacterial member BP26, from Brucella, was shown to assemble into a channel-like structure, while YggE from E. coli has been associated with resistance to oxidative stress.) — MNDKYKYLIPVSILAGSIVLSVIIFSMVWKSTKNADQTITVTGSAKKSIVSDLGIQRGTLQASSGDRKTAYQIVQQQMPVVLKYLADKGFAKDQIEVFSINGYPMFEIAPNGTQTQKVLGYVYNQRFEIKSNDVKKIKELSLSLSSLVEKGLDINVDAPEYLYTKIDDLKIEVQAAASKNAMERAAKIAEATGRSLGTLRNARMGVIQITPHNSNIISDYGMNDATSIEKEITAVVSASFKID, encoded by the coding sequence ATGAACGATAAATACAAATACCTAATTCCCGTTTCAATTCTAGCGGGATCAATTGTTCTTTCTGTAATAATTTTTTCAATGGTATGGAAATCGACAAAGAACGCGGATCAGACAATAACCGTAACCGGTTCGGCAAAAAAATCGATTGTTTCCGATCTCGGTATTCAGCGCGGAACATTGCAGGCATCAAGCGGAGACAGAAAAACCGCGTATCAGATTGTGCAGCAGCAGATGCCGGTTGTTCTCAAATATTTAGCTGATAAAGGATTTGCAAAAGATCAGATTGAGGTATTCAGCATTAACGGTTACCCTATGTTTGAAATTGCACCGAACGGAACTCAAACACAGAAAGTTCTTGGTTACGTTTATAATCAGCGTTTCGAAATCAAATCGAATGATGTAAAGAAAATTAAAGAACTTTCTCTTTCACTCAGCTCTCTTGTTGAAAAAGGATTGGACATTAATGTTGACGCACCGGAATATCTTTATACTAAAATCGACGATTTGAAAATTGAGGTGCAGGCTGCGGCATCGAAAAACGCTATGGAACGTGCAGCTAAAATTGCGGAAGCTACGGGAAGAAGTCTTGGAACTCTGCGAAACGCACGGATGGGAGTTATTCAAATTACTCCACATAACTCAAATATTATATCGGATTACGGAATGAATGATGCGACATCAATTGAAAAGGAGATTACAGCGGTAGTTAGCGCGTCATTTAAGATCGATTGA